TTTTTTATCCAGTCATATCCCTTTTCTTCCAGTTCGAGGGCCAATTCCTTCCCGCTTGATTTCACAATCCGGCCATTATAAAGCACGTGGACAAAATCAGGGACGATATAATCCAAAAGCCTTTGATAATGGGTAATGACAATCGTAGCATTTTCCTTTGTCTTCAGTTTGGTGACCCCGTTGGCAACAATTCTCAGGGCATCGATATCCAGTCCGGAATCCGTTTCATCCAGGATGGAAAGTTTAGGCTGAAGCATAGCCATCTGGAAAATTTCATTTTTCTTTTTCTCCCCGCCCGAAAAACCTTCGTTCACGCTCCGGGTAGTAAGTTGTGAATCTATTTCAACCAGTTCTTTTTTCTCGCGCATCAGTTTCAAAAAAGCTGCAGACGAAAGCGGTTCAAGATTTTGATATTTTCTGTGTTCGTTGACTGCTGTTCTCAGGAAATTGACCATACTTACTCCAGGGATCTCCACAGGATACTGGAAGCTGAGAAATATGCCAGCCAGTGAACGTTCCTCAGGCGAAAGCTGCAACAGATCCCTGCCGTCAAAGGTAACGCTGCCGCCAGTAACCTGGACCAATTCCCGGCCAACCAAAACAGAAGCCAGTGTGCTTTTACCGGAGCCATTGGGCCCCATAATTGCATGAACCTCTCCGGCTTTGACTTCCAGATTGATGCCATGTAATATTTCCTTACCTTCGATGGAAGCTTTTAAATTACTGATCTTTAACATGTATGCTCAATTTAAATTTCTCAGTTCTACTTAAAAATTTTTCTAT
The nucleotide sequence above comes from Bacteroidota bacterium. Encoded proteins:
- the sufC gene encoding Fe-S cluster assembly ATPase SufC, translating into MLKISNLKASIEGKEILHGINLEVKAGEVHAIMGPNGSGKSTLASVLVGRELVQVTGGSVTFDGRDLLQLSPEERSLAGIFLSFQYPVEIPGVSMVNFLRTAVNEHRKYQNLEPLSSAAFLKLMREKKELVEIDSQLTTRSVNEGFSGGEKKKNEIFQMAMLQPKLSILDETDSGLDIDALRIVANGVTKLKTKENATIVITHYQRLLDYIVPDFVHVLYNGRIVKSSGKELALELEEKGYDWIKNGDF